One segment of Solanum lycopersicum chromosome 1, SLM_r2.1 DNA contains the following:
- the LOC101249495 gene encoding calcium and calcium/calmodulin-dependent serine/threonine-protein kinase-like produces MGGLDVIRTSLRDEYEVTDILGRGGFSVVRRGKNRRTNEVVAIKTLRRYEPVPSEKKENNIKINKSSGVVPGLICDTLLTNELLVMRKIVEDVSPHPNVIHLYDVCDDSFGVHLILELCSGGELFDRIVGQPRYNEARAASVVRQIAKGLEALHGANIVHRDLKPENCLFLNKDENSPLKIMDFGLSSFEDFADPVVGLFGSIDYVSPEALSRDKITTKTDIWSLGVILYILLSGYPPFFAPSNRQKQQMILNGQFSFDEKTWKNISSSAKQLISNLLKVDPNMRPTAQQIVEDAWVRGELAKEEETDAEIVSRLQSFNARRKFRAAAMASVLSSSFSLRSKKLKKLVGSSYDLKPQELEKLSHIFKKICKNGENATLLEFEEVLRAMEMTSLVGLAERIFDLFDNNRDGTVDMREIIGGFSSLKYSQGDDALRLCFQMYDTDRSGCISKEEVASMLRALPEDCLPLDITEAGKLDEIFDLMDTNSDGKVTFDEFKAAMQRDSSLQDVVLSSLRPN; encoded by the exons atgggaggaTTAGATGTAATTAGAACAAGTTTACGTGATGAATACGAAGTGACAGATATTTTAGGACGAGGAGGGTTTTCAGTAGTAAGGAGAGGAAAAAACAGAAGGACAAATGAAGTTGTTGCAATTAAGACTCTCCGACGGTACGAGCCAGTACCATcggagaagaaagaaaataacattaaaattaataagtcGTCGGGAGTAGTACCAGGTTTGATATGTGATACTTTATTGACAAATGAATTGTTAGTTATGAGGAAGATCGTTGAAGATGTTTCTCCTCATCCTAATGTTATTCATTTGTACGATGTTTGTGATGATTCTTTTGGTGTTCATCTTATATTGGAGCTTTGTTCTGGTGGAGAGCTTTTTGATCGGATTGTCGGACAACcaag GTATAACGAGGCCAGGGCTGCTTCAGTGGTGAGACAAATAGCTAAGGGACTTGAGGCGTTACATGGGGCAAACATAGTTCATAGGGACTTGAAACCAGAAAActgtttatttttaaacaaagaTGAGAATTCACCATTAAAGATTATGGACTTTGGTCTTAGCTCTTTTGAGGATTTTGCAGACCCAGTGGTTGGTTTATTTGGTTCAATTGATTATGTTTCACCAGAAGCACTTTCAAGGGATAAAATCACTACTAAGACTGATATTTGGTCACTAGGTGTTATTCTTTACATTCTTCTCTCCGG GTACCCACCTTTCTTCGCACCGTCCAATCGTCAAAAGCAACAAATGATATTAAAT GGACAATTTAGCTTTGATGAGAAAACATGGAAGAATATATCTTCATCAGCAAAACAACTAATTTCCAATCTTTTAAAAGTTGATCCCAACATGAGGCCTACTGCTCAACAG ATAGTTGAAGATGCATGGGTGAGGGGAGAGTTAGCAAAGGAAGAAGAAACGGACGCTGAGATTGTGTCTCGTCTACAAAGCTTCAACGCGCGGCGTAAGTTTCGTGCAGCAGCTATGGCTAGTGTTCTCAGCAGTAGTTTTAGTTTGAGAagtaaaaaattgaagaaattagtTGGTTCATCCTATGATCTCAAGCCTCAAGAATTAGAAAAATTGAGTcacattttcaagaaaat atgcaaaaatggagaaaatgcAACATTGTTGGAGTTTGAAGAGGTGTTAAGAGCAATGGAAATGACATCATTAGTGGGATTAGCAGAGAGGATATTTGATCTATTTGATAACAATCGTGATGGAACGGTTGATATGAGAGAGATAATTGGTGGCTTCTCTAGTCTCAAATATTCACAAGGGGATGATGCACTTCGTCTATGTTTTCAG atGTATGATACTGATCGATCAGGCTGCATTAGCAAGGAAGAAGTTGCATCCATGTTGAGA GCACTTCCTGAAGATTGTCTTCCATTGGATATAACAGAAGCTGGAAAACTTGATGAGATATTTGATTTAATGGATACAAATAGTGATGGCAAAGTCACTTTTGATGAGTTTAAAGCTGCTATGCAAAGAGATAGTTCACTTCAAGATGTTGTACTATCCTCACTTcgtcctaattaa